A window of the Lactuca sativa cultivar Salinas chromosome 7, Lsat_Salinas_v11, whole genome shotgun sequence genome harbors these coding sequences:
- the LOC111903977 gene encoding uncharacterized protein LOC111903977, producing the protein MENKKRSFVAVLSLLLLLLIAFNGASIFSIMIPYPENIAGDSRNLVSVSSSLSNLMYALEEENPSVISKTHFKLQRNTVAGAGDYTSFNPVPYSMHDVEQHQQQSISLVKEETPSVISNTHLPLLRKSHSLPFESEDFPVKKKKLLEGLTFLEPSDRLRRGYFRARVKEFFSKNETSCKVRFFMTWISPLNSFGEKEVHSIETVFNTHPTGCLLILSNSMDSNRGRQILKPFLEKGFRVTAISPDLHYLFKNTMAESWFFKLTRGDVDAGFIPFGQNLSNLLRLCLLYKFGGVYMDTDVMILKSFSKLKNSIGAQTLDLGSKNWSRLNNAVMVFDKMHPLVYKFIEEFALTFNGNKWGHNGPYLVSRVVSRLEGRPGYNFTILPPSAFYPVNWNRVRNLFRGAKNETDAKWLRCKLRQIRSQSYAVHLWNKQSRNLRVEEGSIVGKILSSHCVFCNSSTNSIVSIQ; encoded by the coding sequence ATGGAGAATAAGAAGAGATCTTTCGTTGCTGTTTTATCTCTTCTCTTGCTTCTGTTAATTGCTTTCAATGGAGCTTCTATCTTCTCCATAATGATACCTTACCCGGAAAATATCGCCGGAGATTCAAGAAACTTGGTGTCTGTGTCGTCTTCTTTGTCGAATTTGATGTATGCGCTTGAAGAAGAAAACCCATCTGTAATCTCGAAAACCCATTTCAAGTTACAGCGAAATACGGTGGCCGGCGCCGGAGATTATACGAGCTTTAACCCTGTACCTTACTCAATGCACGATGTAGAACAACATCAGCAGCAGAGTATATCCTTGGTGAAAGAAGAAACCCCATCTGTAATCTCaaatacccatttaccccttctGCGAAAATCTCACAGTTTACCTTTCGAATCCGAAGATTTCCCGGTCAAAAAGAAGAAACTTTTGGAGGGTTTGACTTTCTTGGAGCCTTCTGACCGGCTCCGGCGAGGGTATTTCCGGGCGAGAGTGAAGGAATTCTTTAGCAAGAATGAGACTTCTTGCAAGGTTCGTTTCTTTATGACGTGGATTTCGCCATTGAATTCTTTTGGTGAAAAAGAAGTCCACTCAATCGAAACTGTATTCAACACACACCCAACTGGGTGTCTGCTAATCCTTTCAAACTCCATGGATTCGAATAGAGGACGCCAGATTCTAAAACCATTTTTGGAAAAAGGGTTTCGAGTAACAGCAATTTCGCCTGATTTACACTACTTGTTCAAGAACACAATGGCAGAATCATGGTTTTTTAAGTTAACTAGAGGTGATGTTGATGCTGGGTTCATTCCATTTGGTCAAAACTTATCGAACTTGCTTCGGCTTTGTTTGTTATATAAATTCGGTGGGGTTTATATGGATACCGATGTTATGATTTTGAAAAGCTTCTCGAAGTTAAAGAATTCAATCGGAGCTCAAACATTGGATTTGGGTTCAAAGAACTGGAGCAGGTTGAATAATGCAGTCATGGTGTTCGATAAAATGCATCCATTGGTTTACAAGTTTATCGAAGAGTTCGCATTAACTTTCAATGGAAACAAATGGGGTCACAATGGTCCTTACTTGGTTTCACGTGTAGTTTCAAGGCTTGAAGGTAGGCCTGGATATAATTTTACGATTCTACCCCCATCAGCTTTTTATCCAGTGAACTGGAACAGGGTTCGGAATCTTTTTCGTGGGGCTAAAAATGAGACGGATGCAAAATGGTTGAGGTGTAAACTTAGGCAGATTCGAAGCCAGAGTTATGCTGTTCATCTTTGGAATAAGCAGAGTAGAAACCTTCGTGTTGAAGAAGGAAGCATTGTGGGAAAGATTTTATCAAGTCATTGTGTTTTCTGCAATTCATCCACAAATAGCATTGTAAGTATACAATAA
- the LOC111903979 gene encoding uncharacterized protein LOC111903979 isoform X2: MDEIKHNYIEVDGLKLHVAEIGSESSPAVIFLHGFPEIWYTWRHQMIAVANAGFRAIAPDYRGYGLSDIPAEPEKTLLVDLVKDTASILNSLAISKVFVIGKDFGAMVAYPFALLYPEKVAGVITLGVPFMRPGGPNHLQTLPEGFYIRRWQESGRAEADFGRFDAKTVVRNIYILFSKSEIPIAPENQEIMDLVDSSTPLPSWFTEEDLEIYGDLYHKSGFQTPLQVPYRSFSEKIESPNQNVIDPKVEAPALFIMGEKDYVFKFPGMEEYLKSGEVKKYVPNLEIIYLPEGSHFVHEQFPHQGLLEVGSYLMR; this comes from the exons ATGGATGAAATTAAGCACAATTACATCGAAGTCGACGGGTTAAAGCTCCACGTAGCTGAAATTGGGTCTGAATCATCACCGGCGGTGATTTTTCTTCACGGATTTCCGGAGATCTGGTACACATGGCGCCATCAAATGATTGCCGTCGCAAACGCCGGTTTCAGAGCAATTGCACCCGACTACAGAGGATACGGGCTATCCGACATCCCTGCAGAACCGGAGAAGACCTTATTAGTTGATTTGGTCAAAGATACTGCCTCGATCCTAAATTCTCTCGCCATTTCTAAG GTGTTTGTTATTGGTAAAGATTTTGGAGCAATGGTTGCCTACCCGTTCGCCCTTTTATACCCAGAGAAAGTTGCCGGAGTTATAACACTTGGTGTGCCATTCATGCGTCCTGGTGGTCCTAATCATCTTCAAACCCTCCCTGAAGGCTTCTACATCCGAAGATGGCAG GAATCTGGAAGAGCTGAAGCTGATTTTGGTCGTTTTGATGCTAAAACAGTGGTGAGAAACATCTACATTTTGTTCTCTAAAAGTGAAATACCAATAGCCCCTGAAAACCAGGAGATTATGGATTTGGTGGATTCATCCACTCCTCTACCCTCTTGGTTCACTGAGGAGGATCTTGAAATATACGGGGATTTATATCACAAGTCTGGATTTCAAACCCCACTCCAAGTTCCTTACAG GTCATTCTCAGAGAAAATTGAATCTCCAAACCAAAATGTGATTGATCCAAAAGTGGAAGCTCCAGCTTTGTTTATAATGGGTGAAAAAGATTATGTGTTCAAGTTTCCTGGAATGGAGGAATATCTGAAGAGTGGTGAGGTCAAGAAATATGTACCAAATCTGGAAATCATATACTTGCCTGAAGGTTCTCATTTTGTTCATGAACAATTCCCTCACCAG ggacttttggaggtAGGATCTTACTTGATGAGATGA
- the LOC111903979 gene encoding uncharacterized protein LOC111903979 isoform X1, whose protein sequence is MDEIKHNYIEVDGLKLHVAEIGSESSPAVIFLHGFPEIWYTWRHQMIAVANAGFRAIAPDYRGYGLSDIPAEPEKTLLVDLVKDTASILNSLAISKVFVIGKDFGAMVAYPFALLYPEKVAGVITLGVPFMRPGGPNHLQTLPEGFYIRRWQESGRAEADFGRFDAKTVVRNIYILFSKSEIPIAPENQEIMDLVDSSTPLPSWFTEEDLEIYGDLYHKSGFQTPLQVPYRSFSEKIESPNQNVIDPKVEAPALFIMGEKDYVFKFPGMEEYLKSGEVKKYVPNLEIIYLPEGSHFVHEQFPHQVNQILLNFLNSNKF, encoded by the exons ATGGATGAAATTAAGCACAATTACATCGAAGTCGACGGGTTAAAGCTCCACGTAGCTGAAATTGGGTCTGAATCATCACCGGCGGTGATTTTTCTTCACGGATTTCCGGAGATCTGGTACACATGGCGCCATCAAATGATTGCCGTCGCAAACGCCGGTTTCAGAGCAATTGCACCCGACTACAGAGGATACGGGCTATCCGACATCCCTGCAGAACCGGAGAAGACCTTATTAGTTGATTTGGTCAAAGATACTGCCTCGATCCTAAATTCTCTCGCCATTTCTAAG GTGTTTGTTATTGGTAAAGATTTTGGAGCAATGGTTGCCTACCCGTTCGCCCTTTTATACCCAGAGAAAGTTGCCGGAGTTATAACACTTGGTGTGCCATTCATGCGTCCTGGTGGTCCTAATCATCTTCAAACCCTCCCTGAAGGCTTCTACATCCGAAGATGGCAG GAATCTGGAAGAGCTGAAGCTGATTTTGGTCGTTTTGATGCTAAAACAGTGGTGAGAAACATCTACATTTTGTTCTCTAAAAGTGAAATACCAATAGCCCCTGAAAACCAGGAGATTATGGATTTGGTGGATTCATCCACTCCTCTACCCTCTTGGTTCACTGAGGAGGATCTTGAAATATACGGGGATTTATATCACAAGTCTGGATTTCAAACCCCACTCCAAGTTCCTTACAG GTCATTCTCAGAGAAAATTGAATCTCCAAACCAAAATGTGATTGATCCAAAAGTGGAAGCTCCAGCTTTGTTTATAATGGGTGAAAAAGATTATGTGTTCAAGTTTCCTGGAATGGAGGAATATCTGAAGAGTGGTGAGGTCAAGAAATATGTACCAAATCTGGAAATCATATACTTGCCTGAAGGTTCTCATTTTGTTCATGAACAATTCCCTCACCAGGTCAATCAGATCCTACTCAATTTTCTCAATTCCAACAAATTTTAG